CCTAACCTTAATATAGGCATTCACACGCGGAATCTGTATGTATATTTTTACGTTAGGTTAAGTTTCATCGTATCAATGTGCTACTTACAACTTTTATGCCTATATAACTTTAGTATAGACTTAAGTTTTACTAGCTGTAAGTCTCAATAGTTTTACTTTAGAAATATAAGTTTTAATATAGTTCACTCTTTTAATTCACTACATGTGCTTGTGGCTTTTAGAATGCGAATGAAACTTGTATGATGTGCTGTTCCGTTATTTCGTACCGTTTGGACTGTCACTTTGACAACTTCCATGACAGCCCGCCTCAATCGTTACAGAATCGTTACCAGCAGAGCTGCCAGTACCAACACTCTCTCCCCCGTAACACTGGCCACCAGGTCCAGTTTTACCAACCACATCAACCTCCAGTACAGCCAACCTAGCCACCGACCTACGCACGAGCCCCCTCGCAGTTTGTATGATAGCTTGCCGAGCTCTTCCGTCTACCCCTTTAATAACTTGAACGACCCGACCTTTCGTCCACTCATTACGATTTCCTTCGCCTACAACCAACACCAACTGTCCTTCAGCTATTTCCTTTGCTTCGCCGCACCACTTCGGCCGCTTAGTCAGCGTCGGAAGGTACTCTTTAATCCACCTTCTCCAGAATATGTCGAGCTGGTGTTGTATTTGGTTCCATGATGAACGTATAGCTTCCGCCGAATTTGTAGCTTCGATGGGCGGCTGCCGTGCACCGCTTGAGTTGCCTAGAAGAAAATGGTTCGGCGTGAGCGCCTCATTCTCTTCTGATGTAAGTGGTAGATATGTTAGAGGACGGCTGTTCACAATAGCTTCTGCCTCAACCATGAAAGTCTCCAACGCCTCATCATCCAGCTTCCGATTATTGTTGTACGCCGTTTCCACGGCCGTTTTGATCGAACGAACCATCCTCTCCCAAGCACCACCCATGTGGGGAGTGCTAGGAGGATTGAATATCCACTTGGTAGCGGTACCTGTGAACGTTACAGCCATTTTCTCAACTTGTTCCTTAAGTAGTCTATCAGCGCCTTGAAAATTTGTCCCGTTATCCGAATAAATCTCGGCTGGTGATCCTCGGCGACAGATGAACCGACGAATACATTTCATGCAGGAATCCGTTGATAAGCTATGAGCCACTTCAACATGAACTGCACGTATTGTCAAACACGTGAACAGAGCTATCCAGCGTTTTGCATTGCTCCTTCCAATCTTCACCGTCAGGGgtccaaaaaaatccaaaccaATATACGTAAACGGTCGTACAAACGACGCAATCCTTGCGAGAGGCAACGGTGCCATACGTGGAATATTCGGTTGGCTCTTGTGAACTCGACACCACTGGCATGCTTTCGCTACTTTTCTGACTGCCGACCGGAGTGCTGATACATGATAATGCTGCCGAACCTCGTTCACTACTGTTTCTGAGTTACCGTGATGATATCTACGATGATAGTTATCTAAAACCAAATATGTCAGCGGATGATTGCTCGGTAGAATTATGGGGTATTTGGTATCCTTCTCTACATTTGGTGCCGCTCCGATTCTGCCATCCACTCGAAGAATACCTTGCTCATCTAAAGTGGGGCAAAGTTGATACAGAGAACTGTTTTTTCCTACGCCTGTTTTTTCGTAGATCGGCTTTGTCCTATTGCGTATCAGCACCATCATCTCATCCGGATATCTTTGCCACTGTGCCTCACGGATTAAAAGGTTTTCCGCTTTTTGGAGCTCTTCGGATGTCAATGGACCTGCTAAACGTTCTTTTCCAacaatattttgtttcaaatttcctATGAATCGGTATACATAGGCTACAGCACGAATGGCTCTGGTTAGTTTAGAGAAACGTTCCATTTCGACCAAGCGTTCGGGAATCGGATTTGCTTTATGAGCATAACAGGGACGTAACTCTTCGTCAGTTTGTTTGCTGGACAGGTTTTCTTTCGGCCATTCTGTTTCTGCCAGCCGTAGAAACGAGGGGCCCTTGAACCAAACACTGTTTGCAGACAGATCTGGTCCATTTCCCCACTTTGTCGCAAGGTCCGCCGGATTTTGCTTAGAGGGAACCCAACGCCAGTTCGTTACATCGGAGATGGTCAGCAATTCTCCGATTCTGCAGGCGACAAATTGTTTGTAGCGACGATGGTCAGACCGTAGCCAGGCTAATACGGTAGCTGAGTCACTCCACAGGACTTTCCTGGTGATGGATAGTGTgtggttttcgttgatgaaCTGTGCTAATCGACCCCCAAGAACTGCGGCCAAAAGCTCTAACCGTGGTACTGATTGGGTCTTCAAGGGGGTAACCTTTGTCTTCGCCGCAACCAGTATGCATTCCGGTAATCCGTCAGGGTTCAGAGTTCGGAAATACGCCGCCGCACAATACGCAGATTCACTGGCGTCCACGAATATGTGGAGTTGTAGATCCCTGTAGCGCTGATGAGTTGCGCCTGGGAAGTAGCAGCGAGGTATTTTCAGGTCACGAACGTCGACTAACAGGTTGATCCATTTTTTCCACCTTTGGTGTAGCTCATTCTTCACTTTTTCATCCCAATGTGTTCCAGATCTCCACACCTCTTGCAGTAAGATCTTCCCGTGTACTACAAACAGACTTAGCAGACCTAGCGGATCGAAAAGCGACATCAAACATCTTAGCAGCTGTCTTTTCGTAGGACTTTCATTGCTGTTGAGCAAGTCAACAATTTCCTGCTTCATCTCGGTTGCGAAACTGAAGGTATCTTCTTGTGTTGACCACAGGAGACCAAGAACTCGTTCGGGGTCATTGTGTTTATCCGCCGCAAACGATTTATCTTCCCCGAGGTTTGTTTCACCCAAACCTTCCAAAACCGCGTTGTTATTGGACAGCCAGTTCCTCAGCTCGAAGCCACCTTGCTCATGGACGAGGCGCATTTCCCGTGATACTTTAATAGCGTCTTCCACGGACTCGTAGCTCTCCAGAGAGTCGTCCACGTAGTGGTTCTTCACTATACCTTCAACAGCTCGCGGATACAGTTCTTTGAATTCTGCGGCGTTCTTGTTTTTGATGAATTGCGCTGATGCCGGTGAGCACGTGGAGCCAAAGGTCGCTACATCCATGAGGAACACATCGGGAGTCTCGGAGGGATTATTGCGCCAAAGAAATCTTTGAGAGTTGCGATCTTCCTTCCGTATGAGAATTTGATGGAACATTTCTCTTATGTCAGCCGAAACGGCTACGTTGAACTGGCGGAAGCGTACGAGTACACCGGGAAGTGATATCAGCTGATCTGGGCCCTTTAATAGAACGGAATTGAGAGAAATTCCGTTTACGGCCGCTCTAGCATCCCAAATCATGCGTACCTTTGTGGGCTTCCGAGGGTTCACTACAGCTCCTAGTGGCAAATACCATACCCGTCGCAAGTCTGCGCTGTTCAGTTCTTTTTCGGTTGCTCGATGGGCGTAGCCTTTGGATTGGTAGTCTTCCAATTGTCGTTGTAAAACCTGCTTCAGATCTGGATTACgatgcattcttctctccaagCATTCAAGTCGACGTAGAGCCATATTATAGCTATCCGGCAATTCTATATGGTCGAACTTCCAAAGTAGGCCGGTTTCAAAATGACTGCCTACTCGAACTGTAGTATCCTGCAACAATTGTTGAGCACGTTCATCGGATTTCGACAATAGTGGAGTCCCAGGTAAAACTCCGACTTCATCCATGGTAACGAATTCCTTGACGATGTCATGAAGAGCTTGATCTGACTCACATCCGCAAGCATGGCAATTGACAGATAATTTTTGACCGTTGC
The Toxorhynchites rutilus septentrionalis strain SRP chromosome 2, ASM2978413v1, whole genome shotgun sequence genome window above contains:
- the LOC129769130 gene encoding uncharacterized protein LOC129769130, with amino-acid sequence MKCIRRFICRRGSPAEIYSDNGTNFQGADRLLKEQVEKMAVTFTGTATKWIFNPPSTPHMGGAWERMVRSIKTAVETAYNNNRKLDDEALETFMVEAEAIVNSRPLTYLPLTSEENEALTPNHFLLGNSSGARQPPIEATNSAEAIRSSWNQIQHQLDIFWRRWIKEYLPTLTKRPKWCGEAKEIAEGQLVLVVGEGNRNEWTKGRVVQVIKGVDGRARQAIIQTARGLVRRSVARLAVLEVDVVGKTGPGGQCYGGESVGTGSSAGNDSVTIEAGCHGSCQSDSPNGTK